A genomic region of Oryza glaberrima chromosome 1, OglaRS2, whole genome shotgun sequence contains the following coding sequences:
- the LOC127778112 gene encoding probable ubiquitin-conjugating enzyme E2 23 isoform X2, with amino-acid sequence MENLPNGSANIAEKNQDNEMSTDAGEPEEVADIFIYREDVVSLKSKEDTRGLVLEVAGEYDSEGSITDDDTDTEEHEHKNSHRTENGGADGDNVSNGVDVDSQSSLPDNKVRVLWIDGVEKTEDIDSVVVMDRSFLHGDIVASATDPTGQMGLVADVSLVVDLQGPHGEIIKGVSSKDLRRIREFNVGDYVVSGPWLGRVDEVLDNVNVLFDDGSVCKVARADPMRLRPALGPLNPNASCPFYPGQRVKAVNSSVYKTSRWLNGLWKASRLEGTVTKVETVAVIVYWIASAHFATNQESVPPEEQNPKDLTLLSCFSYANWQLTDWCLPNQYTSSCTDDSLIESSEIKDSDDIPESSDVKTELTQKTDMDENPGRMDGDSSADGSNMVYEDNTCLAKQSESGTIASTVPKEGSQDNATYRKKLRKVFVKKDKRTRRRDESFERALLIANTYTKVDVIWQDGTKECGASSTSLIPIHSPNDHEFFPEQYVVDKVGNDVDDSSETKRVGLVRSVNAKDRTASVSWFKPSLHPEEPREIECNEIVSAYELDGHPDYDYCYGDVVVRLPSVSLPVESTNRENTMELDNVNSTEVSATPVADAEEQFPQKESSLEFTSLSWAGNIIGFEDGDIIVIWGDGSVSKVGPHEIYVVGREDDGASLDDGTASDGASWETVDDNQTDLPDDSAQDDSQNVADSNIERENGSFNSQDGSSVATGPLSVAFGFVTRLASELFARGKKHLDGSNSDAMDEVESHQSNEISESGDDIDKAEGENNVATSESTVVTTNDASGGKSVDVDMADKPGDSDGFKHFDVQQCPPDHHYLENMAQGTGGRKWVKKVQQEWNILEKNLPDYIYVRVFEDRMDLIRAVIIGASGTPYQDGLFFFDFHLPPEFPQVPPSAYYHSGGLRVNPNLYVDGKVCLSLLNTWTGRGNEVWDPSSSSILQVLVSLQGLVLNEKPYFNEAGYEKQVGTVEGEKNALPYNENTYLLSLKSMLYILRRPPMHFEDFAKSHFSKRGKYILKACEAYLQGNGVGTLTDDACTTERSKEQPCSVGFKLALAKIMPRLITALKDAGANCDQYEHLGKTETAQEEH; translated from the exons ATGGAAAATCTACCAAATGGCTCAGCAAATATAGCTGAGAAGAACCAGGATAATGAGATGTCTACAGATGCTGGTGAGCCTGAAGAAGTAGcagatatatttatttatagagAAGATGTTGTCAGCTTGAAGTCAAAAGAGGACACCCGTGGGTTGGTTTTGGAGGTAGCAGGAGAATATGATTCTGAAGGTAGCATCACTGATGATGATACTGATACTGAGGAGCATGAACACAAAAATTCTCATAGGACTGAAAATGGTGGTGCTGATGGTGATAATGTCAGTAATGGAGTTGATGTTGATAGTCAGAGTTCATTGCCTGATAACAAGGTTAGGGTTCTATGGATTGATGGTGTCGAGAAGACGGAAGATATTGACAGCGTGGTTGTCATGGACAGAAGTTTCCTTCATGGAGATATAGTGGCTTCTGCCACAGATCCAACTGGTCAGATGGGACTTGTTGCTGATGTCAGCCTTGTGGTTGATTTGCAAGGACCTCACGGAGAAATAATAAAGGGAGTATCCTCTAAAGATTTGAGACGCATCAGGGAATTTAACGTAGGTGATTATGTTGTCTCTGGGCCATGGCTTGGTCGAGTCGACGAGGTGTTGGATAATGTTAATGTGTTATTTGATGACGGCTCCGTCTGTAAAGTAGCCAGGGCAGATCCTATGCGGCTAAGGCCAGCATTGGGGCCACTGAATCCAAATGCAAGCTGTCCCTTTTATCCTGGACAGCGTGTCAAGGCAGTGAATTCATCTGTTTACAAAACATCCAGGTGGCTCAATGGACTATGGAAAGCAAGTCGTCTTGAAGGCACTGTCACAAAGGTGGAAACAGTTGCAGTTATAGTTTATTGGATTGCATCTGCACACTTTGCCACGAATCAAGAATCTGTTCCTCCTGAAGAGCAGAACCCAAAGGATCTGACTCTTTTATCTTGTTTTTCATATGCAAATTGGCAATTAACTGATTGGTGTCTTCCTAACCAATACACATCATCGTGTACTGATGATTCTTTGATCGAAAGTTCAGAAATAAAAGACTCTGATGACATTCCTGAATCCAGTGATGTTAAGACAGAACTAACGCAGAAGACTGATATGGATGAAAACCCTGGGAGGATGGATGGAGATTCTTCTGCTGATGGATCAAATATGGTTTATGAAGATAACACATGCTTAGCCAAACAATCAGAATCAGGCACTATTGCATCAACCGTTCCAAAGGAGGGATCACAGGACAATGCAACTTACAGGAAAAAACTTAGGaaagtttttgtcaaaaaggataaaagaacaagaagaagagacGAGAGCTTTGAAAGGGCTCTGCTTATTGCAAATACATACACGAAGGTTGATGTGATCTGGCAAGATGGGACAAAAGAATGTGGAGCAAGCTCAACATCGCTCATCCCGATCCACAGTCCAAATGACCATGAATTCTTTCCGGAGCAGTATGTCGTGGACAAGGTTGGTAATGATGTTGATGATTCTTCTGAAACAAAACGTGTGGGTCTTGTTAGAAGTGTTAATGCAAAGGACCGAACTGCATCTGTATCATGGTTTAAGCCTTCATTACACCCAGAGGAGCCCAGAGAAATCGAGTGCAATGAAATTGTAAGTGCATATGAATTGGATGGCCATCCAGATTATGATTATTGCTATGGAGATGTTGTTGTTCGCTTGCCATCTGTTTCACTGCCTGTTGAATCAACCAATAGGGAGAACACCATGGAACTGGATAATGTAAATTCTACAGAAGTATCGGCAACCCCTGTAGCTGATGCAGAGGAACAGTTTCCACAGAAGGAATCCAGTTTGGAATTTACTAGCCTTTCATGGGCTGGTAATATAATTGGTTTTGAAGACGGTGATATTATAGTCATTTGGGGCGATGGTTCAGTGTCAAAG GTTGGTCCACATGAAATATATGTTGTTGGTCGTGAAGATGATGGTGCCTCACTAGATGATGGAACTGCCAGTGATGGTGCTAGCTGGGAGACTGTTGATGACAATCAAACGGATTTGCCTGATGATTCTGCACAG GATGATTCGCAAAATGTAGCAGATAGTAACATTGAAAGGGAAAACGGTTCATTTAATTCGCAGGATGGAAGCTCTGTTGCAACTGGTCCACTTTCTGTTGCTTTTGGCTTTGTGACCCGGCTCGCGAGTGAACTCTTTGCTCGAGGTAAAAAGCATTTAGATGGATCAAACTCAGATGCTATGGATGAAGTTGAATCTCACCAGTCTAATGAGATTTCAGAATCTGGTGATGATATTGATAAAGCTGAGGGGGAGAACAATGTGGCAACATCTGAGAGTACCGTTGTAACAACAAATGACGCTTCCGGTGGGAAGTCTGTAGATGTTGATATGGCTGACAAGCCTGGAGATTCAGATGGCTTCAAACACTTTGATGTTCAGCAGTGCCCTCCAGACCATCATTACCTGGAAAACATGGCGCAG GGCACTGGTGGAAGAAAGTGGGTAAAAAAGGTACAGCAGGAATGGAACATACTTGAGAAAAATCTACCAG ATTATATTTATGTTAGGGTATTTGAGGATCGAATGGACCTCATAAGAGCCGTGATTATTGGAGCAAGTGGAACACCATACCAAGATGGTCTTTTCTTCTTCGACTTCCACCTTCCACCTGAGTTTCCACAAGTTCCTCCG TCGGCGTACTATCATTCTGGAGGTTTGCGCGTAAATCCAAACCTGTATGTGGATGGGAAGGTCTGCTTAAGTCTCTTGAATACCTGGACGGGCAGAGGGAATGAAGTATGGGATCCATCATCATCCAGTATTCTCCAAGTCCTGGTTTCACTTCAGGGCTTGGTTCTAAATGAAAAGCCTTATTTTAATGAAGCTGGCTATGAGAAGCAAGTTGGTACTGTTGAAGGGGAGAAGAATGCATTGCCATATAATGAGAACACATATCTGCTGAGCTTGAAATCCATGTTGTATATCCTGAGGCGACCTCCAATG CATTTCGAGGACTTTGCAAAGAGCCACTTCTCCAAGCGTGGCAAATACATTCTCAAAGCTTGTGAGGCCTATTTGCAAGGTAATGGGGTTGGGACGCTCACAGATGATGCCTGCACCACCGAGAGAAGCAAAGAACAGCCATGCTCGGTGGGTTTCAAACTCGCATTAGCAAAAATTATGCCACGGTTGATTACTGCCCTGAAGGACGCTGGAGCAAATTGTGACCAATATGAGCACCTTGGGAAAACGGAAACTGCTCAAGAAGAACACTGA
- the LOC127778112 gene encoding probable ubiquitin-conjugating enzyme E2 23 isoform X3: MENLPNGSANIAEKNQDNEMSTDAGEPEEVADIFIYREDVVSLKSKEDTRGLVLEVAGEYDSEGSITDDDTDTEEHEHKNSHRTENGGADGDNVSNGVDVDSQSSLPDNKVRVLWIDGVEKTEDIDSVVVMDRSFLHGDIVASATDPTGQMGLVADVSLVVDLQGPHGEIIKGVSSKDLRRIREFNVGDYVVSGPWLGRVDEVLDNVNVLFDDGSVCKVARADPMRLRPALGPLNPNASCPFYPGQRVKAVNSSVYKTSRWLNGLWKASRLEGTVTKVETVAVIVYWIASAHFATNQESVPPEEQNPKDLTLLSCFSYANWQLTDWCLPNQYTSSCTDDSLIESSEIKDSDDIPESSDVKTELTQKTDMDENPGRMDGDSSADGSNMVYEDNTCLAKQSESGTIASTVPKEGSQDNATYRKKLRKVFVKKDKRTRRRDESFERALLIANTYTKVDVIWQDGTKECGASSTSLIPIHSPNDHEFFPEQYVVDKVGNDVDDSSETKRVGLVRSVNAKDRTASVSWFKPSLHPEEPREIECNEIVSAYELDGHPDYDYCYGDVVVRLPSVSLPVESTNRENTMELDNVNSTEVSATPVADAEEQFPQKESSLEFTSLSWAGNIIGFEDGDIIVIWGDGSVSKVGPHEIYVVGREDDGASLDDGTASDGASWETVDDNQTDLPDDSAQDDSQNVADSNIERENGSFNSQDGSSVATGPLSVAFGFVTRLASELFARESGDDIDKAEGENNVATSESTVVTTNDASGGKSVDVDMADKPGDSDGFKHFDVQQCPPDHHYLENMAQQGTGGRKWVKKVQQEWNILEKNLPDYIYVRVFEDRMDLIRAVIIGASGTPYQDGLFFFDFHLPPEFPQVPPSAYYHSGGLRVNPNLYVDGKVCLSLLNTWTGRGNEVWDPSSSSILQVLVSLQGLVLNEKPYFNEAGYEKQVGTVEGEKNALPYNENTYLLSLKSMLYILRRPPMHFEDFAKSHFSKRGKYILKACEAYLQGNGVGTLTDDACTTERSKEQPCSVGFKLALAKIMPRLITALKDAGANCDQYEHLGKTETAQEEH, encoded by the exons ATGGAAAATCTACCAAATGGCTCAGCAAATATAGCTGAGAAGAACCAGGATAATGAGATGTCTACAGATGCTGGTGAGCCTGAAGAAGTAGcagatatatttatttatagagAAGATGTTGTCAGCTTGAAGTCAAAAGAGGACACCCGTGGGTTGGTTTTGGAGGTAGCAGGAGAATATGATTCTGAAGGTAGCATCACTGATGATGATACTGATACTGAGGAGCATGAACACAAAAATTCTCATAGGACTGAAAATGGTGGTGCTGATGGTGATAATGTCAGTAATGGAGTTGATGTTGATAGTCAGAGTTCATTGCCTGATAACAAGGTTAGGGTTCTATGGATTGATGGTGTCGAGAAGACGGAAGATATTGACAGCGTGGTTGTCATGGACAGAAGTTTCCTTCATGGAGATATAGTGGCTTCTGCCACAGATCCAACTGGTCAGATGGGACTTGTTGCTGATGTCAGCCTTGTGGTTGATTTGCAAGGACCTCACGGAGAAATAATAAAGGGAGTATCCTCTAAAGATTTGAGACGCATCAGGGAATTTAACGTAGGTGATTATGTTGTCTCTGGGCCATGGCTTGGTCGAGTCGACGAGGTGTTGGATAATGTTAATGTGTTATTTGATGACGGCTCCGTCTGTAAAGTAGCCAGGGCAGATCCTATGCGGCTAAGGCCAGCATTGGGGCCACTGAATCCAAATGCAAGCTGTCCCTTTTATCCTGGACAGCGTGTCAAGGCAGTGAATTCATCTGTTTACAAAACATCCAGGTGGCTCAATGGACTATGGAAAGCAAGTCGTCTTGAAGGCACTGTCACAAAGGTGGAAACAGTTGCAGTTATAGTTTATTGGATTGCATCTGCACACTTTGCCACGAATCAAGAATCTGTTCCTCCTGAAGAGCAGAACCCAAAGGATCTGACTCTTTTATCTTGTTTTTCATATGCAAATTGGCAATTAACTGATTGGTGTCTTCCTAACCAATACACATCATCGTGTACTGATGATTCTTTGATCGAAAGTTCAGAAATAAAAGACTCTGATGACATTCCTGAATCCAGTGATGTTAAGACAGAACTAACGCAGAAGACTGATATGGATGAAAACCCTGGGAGGATGGATGGAGATTCTTCTGCTGATGGATCAAATATGGTTTATGAAGATAACACATGCTTAGCCAAACAATCAGAATCAGGCACTATTGCATCAACCGTTCCAAAGGAGGGATCACAGGACAATGCAACTTACAGGAAAAAACTTAGGaaagtttttgtcaaaaaggataaaagaacaagaagaagagacGAGAGCTTTGAAAGGGCTCTGCTTATTGCAAATACATACACGAAGGTTGATGTGATCTGGCAAGATGGGACAAAAGAATGTGGAGCAAGCTCAACATCGCTCATCCCGATCCACAGTCCAAATGACCATGAATTCTTTCCGGAGCAGTATGTCGTGGACAAGGTTGGTAATGATGTTGATGATTCTTCTGAAACAAAACGTGTGGGTCTTGTTAGAAGTGTTAATGCAAAGGACCGAACTGCATCTGTATCATGGTTTAAGCCTTCATTACACCCAGAGGAGCCCAGAGAAATCGAGTGCAATGAAATTGTAAGTGCATATGAATTGGATGGCCATCCAGATTATGATTATTGCTATGGAGATGTTGTTGTTCGCTTGCCATCTGTTTCACTGCCTGTTGAATCAACCAATAGGGAGAACACCATGGAACTGGATAATGTAAATTCTACAGAAGTATCGGCAACCCCTGTAGCTGATGCAGAGGAACAGTTTCCACAGAAGGAATCCAGTTTGGAATTTACTAGCCTTTCATGGGCTGGTAATATAATTGGTTTTGAAGACGGTGATATTATAGTCATTTGGGGCGATGGTTCAGTGTCAAAG GTTGGTCCACATGAAATATATGTTGTTGGTCGTGAAGATGATGGTGCCTCACTAGATGATGGAACTGCCAGTGATGGTGCTAGCTGGGAGACTGTTGATGACAATCAAACGGATTTGCCTGATGATTCTGCACAG GATGATTCGCAAAATGTAGCAGATAGTAACATTGAAAGGGAAAACGGTTCATTTAATTCGCAGGATGGAAGCTCTGTTGCAACTGGTCCACTTTCTGTTGCTTTTGGCTTTGTGACCCGGCTCGCGAGTGAACTCTTTGCTCGAG AATCTGGTGATGATATTGATAAAGCTGAGGGGGAGAACAATGTGGCAACATCTGAGAGTACCGTTGTAACAACAAATGACGCTTCCGGTGGGAAGTCTGTAGATGTTGATATGGCTGACAAGCCTGGAGATTCAGATGGCTTCAAACACTTTGATGTTCAGCAGTGCCCTCCAGACCATCATTACCTGGAAAACATGGCGCAG CAGGGCACTGGTGGAAGAAAGTGGGTAAAAAAGGTACAGCAGGAATGGAACATACTTGAGAAAAATCTACCAG ATTATATTTATGTTAGGGTATTTGAGGATCGAATGGACCTCATAAGAGCCGTGATTATTGGAGCAAGTGGAACACCATACCAAGATGGTCTTTTCTTCTTCGACTTCCACCTTCCACCTGAGTTTCCACAAGTTCCTCCG TCGGCGTACTATCATTCTGGAGGTTTGCGCGTAAATCCAAACCTGTATGTGGATGGGAAGGTCTGCTTAAGTCTCTTGAATACCTGGACGGGCAGAGGGAATGAAGTATGGGATCCATCATCATCCAGTATTCTCCAAGTCCTGGTTTCACTTCAGGGCTTGGTTCTAAATGAAAAGCCTTATTTTAATGAAGCTGGCTATGAGAAGCAAGTTGGTACTGTTGAAGGGGAGAAGAATGCATTGCCATATAATGAGAACACATATCTGCTGAGCTTGAAATCCATGTTGTATATCCTGAGGCGACCTCCAATG CATTTCGAGGACTTTGCAAAGAGCCACTTCTCCAAGCGTGGCAAATACATTCTCAAAGCTTGTGAGGCCTATTTGCAAGGTAATGGGGTTGGGACGCTCACAGATGATGCCTGCACCACCGAGAGAAGCAAAGAACAGCCATGCTCGGTGGGTTTCAAACTCGCATTAGCAAAAATTATGCCACGGTTGATTACTGCCCTGAAGGACGCTGGAGCAAATTGTGACCAATATGAGCACCTTGGGAAAACGGAAACTGCTCAAGAAGAACACTGA
- the LOC127778112 gene encoding probable ubiquitin-conjugating enzyme E2 23 isoform X4, giving the protein MENLPNGSANIAEKNQDNEMSTDAGEPEEVADIFIYREDVVSLKSKEDTRGLVLEVAGEYDSEGSITDDDTDTEEHEHKNSHRTENGGADGDNVSNGVDVDSQSSLPDNKVRVLWIDGVEKTEDIDSVVVMDRSFLHGDIVASATDPTGQMGLVADVSLVVDLQGPHGEIIKGVSSKDLRRIREFNVGDYVVSGPWLGRVDEVLDNVNVLFDDGSVCKVARADPMRLRPALGPLNPNASCPFYPGQRVKAVNSSVYKTSRWLNGLWKASRLEGTVTKVETVAVIVYWIASAHFATNQESVPPEEQNPKDLTLLSCFSYANWQLTDWCLPNQYTSSCTDDSLIESSEIKDSDDIPESSDVKTELTQKTDMDENPGRMDGDSSADGSNMVYEDNTCLAKQSESGTIASTVPKEGSQDNATYRKKLRKVFVKKDKRTRRRDESFERALLIANTYTKVDVIWQDGTKECGASSTSLIPIHSPNDHEFFPEQYVVDKVGNDVDDSSETKRVGLVRSVNAKDRTASVSWFKPSLHPEEPREIECNEIVSAYELDGHPDYDYCYGDVVVRLPSVSLPVESTNRENTMELDNVNSTEVSATPVADAEEQFPQKESSLEFTSLSWAGNIIGFEDGDIIVIWGDGSVSKVGPHEIYVVGREDDGASLDDGTASDGASWETVDDNQTDLPDDSAQDDSQNVADSNIERENGSFNSQDGSSVATGPLSVAFGFVTRLASELFARESGDDIDKAEGENNVATSESTVVTTNDASGGKSVDVDMADKPGDSDGFKHFDVQQCPPDHHYLENMAQGTGGRKWVKKVQQEWNILEKNLPDYIYVRVFEDRMDLIRAVIIGASGTPYQDGLFFFDFHLPPEFPQVPPSAYYHSGGLRVNPNLYVDGKVCLSLLNTWTGRGNEVWDPSSSSILQVLVSLQGLVLNEKPYFNEAGYEKQVGTVEGEKNALPYNENTYLLSLKSMLYILRRPPMHFEDFAKSHFSKRGKYILKACEAYLQGNGVGTLTDDACTTERSKEQPCSVGFKLALAKIMPRLITALKDAGANCDQYEHLGKTETAQEEH; this is encoded by the exons ATGGAAAATCTACCAAATGGCTCAGCAAATATAGCTGAGAAGAACCAGGATAATGAGATGTCTACAGATGCTGGTGAGCCTGAAGAAGTAGcagatatatttatttatagagAAGATGTTGTCAGCTTGAAGTCAAAAGAGGACACCCGTGGGTTGGTTTTGGAGGTAGCAGGAGAATATGATTCTGAAGGTAGCATCACTGATGATGATACTGATACTGAGGAGCATGAACACAAAAATTCTCATAGGACTGAAAATGGTGGTGCTGATGGTGATAATGTCAGTAATGGAGTTGATGTTGATAGTCAGAGTTCATTGCCTGATAACAAGGTTAGGGTTCTATGGATTGATGGTGTCGAGAAGACGGAAGATATTGACAGCGTGGTTGTCATGGACAGAAGTTTCCTTCATGGAGATATAGTGGCTTCTGCCACAGATCCAACTGGTCAGATGGGACTTGTTGCTGATGTCAGCCTTGTGGTTGATTTGCAAGGACCTCACGGAGAAATAATAAAGGGAGTATCCTCTAAAGATTTGAGACGCATCAGGGAATTTAACGTAGGTGATTATGTTGTCTCTGGGCCATGGCTTGGTCGAGTCGACGAGGTGTTGGATAATGTTAATGTGTTATTTGATGACGGCTCCGTCTGTAAAGTAGCCAGGGCAGATCCTATGCGGCTAAGGCCAGCATTGGGGCCACTGAATCCAAATGCAAGCTGTCCCTTTTATCCTGGACAGCGTGTCAAGGCAGTGAATTCATCTGTTTACAAAACATCCAGGTGGCTCAATGGACTATGGAAAGCAAGTCGTCTTGAAGGCACTGTCACAAAGGTGGAAACAGTTGCAGTTATAGTTTATTGGATTGCATCTGCACACTTTGCCACGAATCAAGAATCTGTTCCTCCTGAAGAGCAGAACCCAAAGGATCTGACTCTTTTATCTTGTTTTTCATATGCAAATTGGCAATTAACTGATTGGTGTCTTCCTAACCAATACACATCATCGTGTACTGATGATTCTTTGATCGAAAGTTCAGAAATAAAAGACTCTGATGACATTCCTGAATCCAGTGATGTTAAGACAGAACTAACGCAGAAGACTGATATGGATGAAAACCCTGGGAGGATGGATGGAGATTCTTCTGCTGATGGATCAAATATGGTTTATGAAGATAACACATGCTTAGCCAAACAATCAGAATCAGGCACTATTGCATCAACCGTTCCAAAGGAGGGATCACAGGACAATGCAACTTACAGGAAAAAACTTAGGaaagtttttgtcaaaaaggataaaagaacaagaagaagagacGAGAGCTTTGAAAGGGCTCTGCTTATTGCAAATACATACACGAAGGTTGATGTGATCTGGCAAGATGGGACAAAAGAATGTGGAGCAAGCTCAACATCGCTCATCCCGATCCACAGTCCAAATGACCATGAATTCTTTCCGGAGCAGTATGTCGTGGACAAGGTTGGTAATGATGTTGATGATTCTTCTGAAACAAAACGTGTGGGTCTTGTTAGAAGTGTTAATGCAAAGGACCGAACTGCATCTGTATCATGGTTTAAGCCTTCATTACACCCAGAGGAGCCCAGAGAAATCGAGTGCAATGAAATTGTAAGTGCATATGAATTGGATGGCCATCCAGATTATGATTATTGCTATGGAGATGTTGTTGTTCGCTTGCCATCTGTTTCACTGCCTGTTGAATCAACCAATAGGGAGAACACCATGGAACTGGATAATGTAAATTCTACAGAAGTATCGGCAACCCCTGTAGCTGATGCAGAGGAACAGTTTCCACAGAAGGAATCCAGTTTGGAATTTACTAGCCTTTCATGGGCTGGTAATATAATTGGTTTTGAAGACGGTGATATTATAGTCATTTGGGGCGATGGTTCAGTGTCAAAG GTTGGTCCACATGAAATATATGTTGTTGGTCGTGAAGATGATGGTGCCTCACTAGATGATGGAACTGCCAGTGATGGTGCTAGCTGGGAGACTGTTGATGACAATCAAACGGATTTGCCTGATGATTCTGCACAG GATGATTCGCAAAATGTAGCAGATAGTAACATTGAAAGGGAAAACGGTTCATTTAATTCGCAGGATGGAAGCTCTGTTGCAACTGGTCCACTTTCTGTTGCTTTTGGCTTTGTGACCCGGCTCGCGAGTGAACTCTTTGCTCGAG AATCTGGTGATGATATTGATAAAGCTGAGGGGGAGAACAATGTGGCAACATCTGAGAGTACCGTTGTAACAACAAATGACGCTTCCGGTGGGAAGTCTGTAGATGTTGATATGGCTGACAAGCCTGGAGATTCAGATGGCTTCAAACACTTTGATGTTCAGCAGTGCCCTCCAGACCATCATTACCTGGAAAACATGGCGCAG GGCACTGGTGGAAGAAAGTGGGTAAAAAAGGTACAGCAGGAATGGAACATACTTGAGAAAAATCTACCAG ATTATATTTATGTTAGGGTATTTGAGGATCGAATGGACCTCATAAGAGCCGTGATTATTGGAGCAAGTGGAACACCATACCAAGATGGTCTTTTCTTCTTCGACTTCCACCTTCCACCTGAGTTTCCACAAGTTCCTCCG TCGGCGTACTATCATTCTGGAGGTTTGCGCGTAAATCCAAACCTGTATGTGGATGGGAAGGTCTGCTTAAGTCTCTTGAATACCTGGACGGGCAGAGGGAATGAAGTATGGGATCCATCATCATCCAGTATTCTCCAAGTCCTGGTTTCACTTCAGGGCTTGGTTCTAAATGAAAAGCCTTATTTTAATGAAGCTGGCTATGAGAAGCAAGTTGGTACTGTTGAAGGGGAGAAGAATGCATTGCCATATAATGAGAACACATATCTGCTGAGCTTGAAATCCATGTTGTATATCCTGAGGCGACCTCCAATG CATTTCGAGGACTTTGCAAAGAGCCACTTCTCCAAGCGTGGCAAATACATTCTCAAAGCTTGTGAGGCCTATTTGCAAGGTAATGGGGTTGGGACGCTCACAGATGATGCCTGCACCACCGAGAGAAGCAAAGAACAGCCATGCTCGGTGGGTTTCAAACTCGCATTAGCAAAAATTATGCCACGGTTGATTACTGCCCTGAAGGACGCTGGAGCAAATTGTGACCAATATGAGCACCTTGGGAAAACGGAAACTGCTCAAGAAGAACACTGA